A window of Centroberyx gerrardi isolate f3 chromosome 6, fCenGer3.hap1.cur.20231027, whole genome shotgun sequence genomic DNA:
ctctctcacacacttttccctcgttcttgttgtgttaaagagCAAAACAAAGACTTATCTGTTTGGCTCTCCAGTATCGCCTTGGCTGAGCTCTTTCTGCCATCGAAGTTTTTTTCTGTGTCCATTTCTAAAACAGACGAAAACAGACGAGCCGTGGTGGTCAATCTGTAGAAATTATGAATGCCATAGCCTGAATAGCctaatgagaaaaaacaaataatcctaaccctaaattaGGTATCATTACTTCTATCAAATCAGCAGTTTACAATTTAGTTGAGCTGTTATCACATTATCATAACCGACTTGAAATTCTGGAGAGCAACTTTCTATAAGCAGCCCTAGCCTCTACATAATGTATAGGCCTATAAAAAGCCTATGTGTTGCATCATAACAACTGATACAATAGCGATGCACTGTCAACTATGATCACAAACTGGAACAGTGAAGTCTTAATCTAATGCTTAACTTTCTTTATTTGATGACGTTTCTAATATTGTTCTAAGGACTACACACATAGAACCTCCTTGCTACACACAGGATTAGTAACCCGGTAATCATTGCAGCATTTTGGAGCGCATACTTGTTGACCCGGAAGTAGTTGGTGCAACACGAGTGGCGGATTCGTTGTAGAGACGAAAGCAGCCGGTGGAACAGAGGAGGCTAACATCCGAGCatttttctggaaaaaaaaaacttgaactCTGAACAAGCAAGCATGTAAGTCGCTAACGTTACATTAAACGAACCAGCAGTTTCTTAACGAATGATGATTTTTCAGTCTCAGCGCTTGAATTCCCAGTCGCTCCAAACAGCCAGCTAGTTACAATGCTAACCTTGCTAGCATTTTAGTAAGTCGGCTATGCTAACTAGTGGTAGGAAACAAGGCCAGCTGGCTAGCTAGAATTAATAAACCATTGTACTTCCTTCTGTTGCTATCTGCCTTCAGTCTCAGTTACCTACAGTTACGTACAGTTAAAGCAAGCAGGTACAAGTCTTAAGTTGCAAGTATCAGTCTGCTTCAGTGTAATTTAGTTATGAATTTGAAGCCACACAATAGCTTTGCTTTGAGCTAGTCAGCTAAATGCTAACGTTACTTTTCAGCAGGAATTGTCTGGACATGCGCATGCCCATCTGTCCGTATGTTCGGCCCTAAATTGTACCAACATTATTAGTCAGTCCAGTTATTGCCAAGAGATAGTCGTCTTGCTTTTTGTGCCTCTAATCACATTCCCTATCAGTGTTGGAACAAAGTAATCAGAACCTCCATTCAGTTTGCAAAGCATAATGGGAGCATAAACAATACAATTATAGTGTTGCATATCTACAACAAGCTATAGGTGGAGCAAACTAACTTTTGGGTTGGTTAACCTAAAACTAACGCATTTAGGTTGGTTTGTGTATCAGTCCAGTGGAAAGGTGTCATGGTGGTTGGTGGGTGTGCTCTCTTACCAAGATTGTCCTTCCCGTAAAAAGATCAGAGGTTTGAATCCTTTAACAACAAATGTGTCCAACTCTGTTGAAGtgtgagcaagacactgaatccccactCTGTGTTCCAGGGGCTACACAAACGGCTTATCCGGCACTCTGTccattttgtttaaatttgtGTGTCTCAGAGCGATATGTGAAGAAACAAGTCTTGGTTAGACTGTGTATAATATGGCAATTGACTGCTCCAATTTATCAAATCTGCCAGATATCTGCTATCCTGTTAATACTGCATATTTTGTGCTTAGTTACACATTTATTGATGTGGTTGCtccgtgtttttttttccaggagtcTGTTAACCAAGCCCAAGTCAGAGATGACTCCCGAGGAGCTCCAGAaacgggaggaggaggagttcaACACCGGCCCCCTGTCTGTGCTCACCCAGTCAGTCAAGAACAACACACAGGTCCTCATCAACTGTCGCAACAACAAGAAGCTGCTTGGAAGAGTCAAGGCTTTTGACAGGTATTGAGACCAGTCACTGGTTTAATAATAAACATGTTTGAGTCCATGGTATgattagcattttttttcctatttggtATCTAATCTGCTGCAATACCCTATGTGGACTTCTGtgattttagttatttttctattctgtttttctatttttttatttctatttttttgtccAATCCAATCATAGTTATGTCTCCAGAGTCCTCTCtgccttttgtgttttttaaactcAGTAATTCTATGTTTCGTGTCTCCTCGCCGCCCTTTCAGGCACTGCAACATGGTCCTAGAgaatgtgaaggagatgtgGACAGAAGTCCCCAAGAGcggaaaaggaaagaagaagtcCAAGCCAGTGAATAAGGACCGCTACATTTCTAAGATGTTCCTTAGGGGCGACTCTGTCATCGTCGTGCTGAGAAATCCCCTGATCACAGGGAAATGAACTGTTTTCTATCACCCAACCGAACCGGTCACAAAGCGTTTTTTGAAAGATTTGATGGCCGTGGGCTGtcgttacttttttttttttgttcttttttttgttggatAACTATGGCCATTATTGTATGAGAAATTATAGTGTGTAcaagatgatgtctgtactCTGTGGAAAGCTGATTAGGCATATGGATGCCTgaggtgtttttgtttggtcTAGATTgctcttctgtcttttttcattttaataataaaaatgatgaaacaaaTAGATTAAAGTGTTGGGaacacatttatttacttttagCTTCCAGGTTTCTCTCTGCTTTGAAACATGACATGGTTTAGTACTTTAATACTACAAATATGACTAGTTTAATATTCTAAATTGTGCTATGTAAAATTTGTATTGTTGATAATTGCACTATTTGTTTAAACGTTTGAATTCCAGTATCAGTATATTGATAATTACCAGTCATTTTAGTCCCATGTATCATTTCTGAGTATTCAAAGATTATGCTATAAGTTTCCCCCCTCCATTCCTTTAACCTCTAAAGTAGATTTCTATACAAGCGGTCACTCATTTATAGCACAGGAATAGCTACATCAGATGCAGTGTATTGGAAAGGCTCAAGCAAAaagttctcctctctccccttttcttgcATATCCTTGCCAGTCCCCCCTTCCcactcgcccccccccccttcctttctcctcctcccgctgTCACCCTTTCACTCTCCCCTGACAGCATCTTAGGTGTCAGGGTTGATTTCAGTCAGCAGCGCTCAATATGCGACAAACTGCCGTTTAAAGGCCTACTGCATTATTGATGAGACCAGATGTGCTGACTGTCACTTCACACCCcgatttctctctccatttcaggCTGTTCCTCTCTACCGCTCGGCCCCTCCTGACCACTTTGTTAATTGTCTTAATAGCCTAACAGCTATTCTCCCCTTACTTCTCTCAAACAGTTGGCACCTAACCTCTGCTCGTTCGCACTCTCAAATTTAGTGGTCAAGTGTAGTGGATTTTGTTTATGCATGAGTAAATAAATGCTCCATCtggttgttttgcattttttatagGAAGCTAAATGACATTGATTCCTGCATCAGATTTTGTTGCGTTTGTTTTTAGGACAGAGGTCATGCTTTAATCTGCTTTGGTTATAGTTGTATATAATCAGAATATGGCTCATTGAAACACATGTTGAAgtccgaggaggaggagcacaACACTTTAACTGTAATAAGAATTTCATGTTATGTTTTAGGCCCATGTACCATAATAGCTCCAACTTTGTGTTCTATTCTTGGCAACTGATCTTTGGCAAAAAGCATTTTGAATTCCCATAGCAAACCTATCCTGACCCGTACTTTCTCACCATGAAGCAAGCCTAACCTTTTCCCCCTGCTTTTCTGTTGTGCTCACATCTAAGATTTAGGTGGTTGTCCCACTTTTGATGGACCTTAGCCTAGACTACACATTATCACTGCTGCTGTTAACCCTAGTCATCCTGAGGGCTGCACCTGTGGTGGATCTGTGTGTGGCCAACAAGACACCTCGCTGATTTACAGCTCTCAGGTGAAGCCTCCTGGGACGGAAGGAGGACTCCGCTGCCTGGAGTATCAATCTGAGCACAGCGTGCACTGGGTTCGCAAGTTGATGAACTCCTTGGATGACTATTCCCCCTTCTCTGGCAAATGTAATGGCGCTTCATTTTGACTCCTGCTTTAGGCAATTCTTGACTTCTACCAAAAAGTTGAGAGAGATCAAGTTGCAGGGACCGGGAAACTGACAGTCTTTCAAGACAAACAGAACAGGCTTTGGGTCCTGACAGTATAACAGCCTGTTACCACACACAAACTGTCCTCACtatctgtgtttgtgaatgACAGAAGTGCAGTAATACAAGGACAAGTTCATGGACAGCCAACACAAAAGGGATCAAGTAGACCAAACAGGTATATGtctagacatacagtatgtccctACATCACAGCTTATGTACTTGTTCGCCTGTATGTGTATGGGAACGAGTGTCACCATTGACTGAGTTTTTCAGCCCCCTGGTGAACCTAGTAGGGCattggttcccaaagtgggacTACCAGGGGTCCTGAGACTGTTTAACTTCACTTTTATTTCATTCCCTTGAAGTTATCCCACTAAAACAAAGTATAACAAAGACTATTCTGATCTGTCTCCCCTCCGTTATCTCCCCACCCAGACAGTTATGAAATTCTGGACTAAATCATATTTCACAACAATCCTCTCAGTTGCAGGGTCCCTGGGACAAAGTGCTGCCAAACAGGGGGTCTAACCTgggtctatttgggggtccttgagATGAAAAACACTGGGGACCTCTTTATGAGGGTATCATGCACTTTTCTCATGTTACTTCACTCATAGAAAAGATACTTCGAAAagtccctttccctcctccagaTTTTGGGGGCGAGTGAGTGATCCATGGCAGGAAGGGAGATGTTTTATTCAGTAGGCAAGCGATAAGAGGGGGGAAGTGTGATTATGATAGCGATCGGCCATGCGTCGATACTCGACCCTCCGAGCAACCGGACACCCCCAGCCCATCGATCGGGCCCGGTAACCGGAGCCGCCGCCGCAGTTTGTTTTCAAGCAGATCCACGGTCCGGGTGTCAGAGCCGCGAGgccaggtggagagagagagggtggtggAGTGGGTTATCAGcttcatataaacacacacacacacacacacatacacatacacacagcgaTAGAGTCGACGACCTCATCTCTTTGAGTGACAAAGTGCGCTGTAGCCTACTGCAAGGACAAATTCATTGACAGCCAAAACAAAAGGGATCAGGTAGACCGAGCTACTACATGAAGGCCCGGGCCTATTTACAAacaagcagtgatgtagtggtaaataataaggtgggtgaactatgacGTCCAGTCGGGGATCATCacgaggcaaacaaccaccaaccaATATAAATGGAAATCTATTTTATTCcattaattcttttttttcccctcagaagACCATATCTTCATATAGGCCTGACATGCATCAGCTACTTATGATGTAACTATGAGTTTAGGTCATAAAGGCATGACCTATGTCTATGTCAGAGAAAAAGGCGAGCTAATATAATTCcacaaataaaatacagtttaaCTCGGTAGGGTCTGCATCTCTGCAAACAAGCGATGGTGAAAATCTACTGGGACAGGATAGATGCGCATAGATAGGTCCGTGTTAAATAGTTTGCCTCATTTTTGTCAGTAGTTCAGGTCAAATAATATTGAGCGCGCTAGATCAAAATAATTTGAAGGCGCTAGGAATGGTAATCCTAACGAAAATCACATCATATATTCCTTTAGGGTGTGCcttggagggccgagagtccaagtacaagtccctataggaatattataagaacattatagtgataccTACGGAGATTGAAAAAAATACCTGCAGACCCTTGgacctccatggcacatgatttcCAATCCCTGTGTTATAATACCATATCCTGCATTATggtattttcttcttcttttttttatctctatATCTTTATAggtatcactataatgttcttataattttgatatatgaatatcaaattgatattgatatttgtatagtatccttctaaaatgtattttaggattactatagttctttttccaAAGGGAAAGGTGGGGAATGGTATTCTGTATCCTGTTAATAGACGGGCCTACAAATTAAACTTCTGTGGTCCCTCCAGGATGGCTTGCAGTTATCTGCAGTTTACCCTGCTTAATTAGCCAAATTCCCCTAGTGTGCACAGGTTCTTAGGTGTGTTGTACGGGTGGCTGTTCatgagaggaagacaggggaCAGACTCCAGACATCACCCAACTACCTTAGGAACATACTACACTAGGGTTCTTATAGGATATTTTTTAACATGAATAAAACGCAACTGAGCCATGTTGTGAGTGGGGTCAAAGTAAATTATTTTCTAGAATAATCGTGCCTTACAATAATAAAGATTGTTAAGCTCATATCGCCATCTAGTGGAATTCAAAAGTAATGCGCATTAGTGTGGTTTCCAGTAGAGTGCGCGCTTCGATTTATAATAACTTCTCAGTTTGGACAGGTGAGGCGGTCTAGTCATGACACTGTTAATACTGTACGACTGCCCCACGTCTAAATTGGAGAAtgcatacaatacacacaggaGCATTGGCCCATAATATTgccaaaaaagagagaaaacagcaaaacaggTATGTACTTGGAGATATAATGTACTACCGGAGATTAACCCACTCATctcatttacatattgtcaTCATATAGGCCTAGTCACAGACAGCTGCACCATACAGAACATTTGGTTTTATGACTCTTTCTCAGGGATGCATAGGAGGGTAAACTCACCTACACTCAGTTTATCGTCCTTTTGTAATTTGTGGAATAGTTTTTAAACACCTTTATAGACTGACGATAATCTGTATGACGTAATAATTTAGgctacatcatagtaagtagtatcgaACTGGTGTAAATTTTATGAGCACAGCtttttaagttaaaaaaaaacactaagtcatgtttttttccagaaaataaagtgggttttttgttatgtttttttgtttttattattttggtggTGGTGATCGCTGATTGGAGGTTATATTTTACCACCTTAATATTTACCGCTATATTCACTTCTTTCCAAAAGAAAACTGAGAAACCCATTTACTCGACTGAATAATTAAAGCTTCATCTAATCTTAAACAAGAATGTTTTATGCCTTGCTACTGATTCCTATTGAACCCCGTTTCTTATCATTTTTAATCTAGCTATTTGTGATTCATTTCCACATATTATCTTGATGTTCAGTGTAGACAGCTGTATGCCACTGGATCTATACAGTTGGAGCTTTCATTTGAGCTGTAGCAAAAGCTGAAGAAATGCAACATGCGTTTTCTCAGTTTTAGgataatatatgtatattgtCTGTGGCATCGGGTCATCTTCCCAACTTCCCTTAGAGCAGTTCAGGGACCTACAGTTCAGTGCATGTCATTTGGACTTCTCTCTATAAATCCTGTGCTTCCCTTTGCCCAGCTGGCCAGCAGCCCAGACCTCTTAACACAgttgtctccctctcccctttgcagtttctccctcctccacacatTCCTTCTGTGTTAAAGAAAGATGGAGCGAGAATTTAAATATGTGAGTGACAATAACAGTCATTCCATTCTATCTGTTTAACATTTTCACTTTATTAGGCAACATTAGTCGAGGCCATTACCTTGCCCAGCCTATTCCAAACACTTTCTGTGTGCAAAGCATTTCTTTGAAAATGACTAGTTCTGCTCAGCATACTGTTTGTGTGCAAAATAGCTGGTCACTCTGGTTATTGTTTACACTAAATTATTCCCCATGGAGTCTCAAACCAATCCCTAGTAAGGTTAATGCTGCCAACCCCCGCCTCCAGACTGACACTGTGTTTCCTTGACTAACTTCACTCTTATAattctctttatccctcttCTTTTCAACCAACAATAGAGGCCAAGGCTTTCAGACGTTGCCTCGGGACTGTAGTGCTTCAACAAGTCCTTGACTCTCTGATGCAGTAGAAATGCAGCCTGTTTACATAATACCTTTTCTatgaaatacagacac
This region includes:
- the snrpd2 gene encoding small nuclear ribonucleoprotein Sm D2, with product MSLLTKPKSEMTPEELQKREEEEFNTGPLSVLTQSVKNNTQVLINCRNNKKLLGRVKAFDRHCNMVLENVKEMWTEVPKSGKGKKKSKPVNKDRYISKMFLRGDSVIVVLRNPLITGK